From a region of the Panthera uncia isolate 11264 chromosome B1, Puncia_PCG_1.0, whole genome shotgun sequence genome:
- the BAG4 gene encoding BAG family molecular chaperone regulator 4 isoform X2, with protein sequence MNPFSILIHPPLTTWYFDISQDQPPYPSYNSNYWNSARPRAPYPSTYPVRPEMQGQSLNSYTNGAYGPPYPPGPGANTASYSGAYYTPGYTQTSYSPEVPSTYRSPGNSPAPVSRWLYPQQDCQTEAPSLRGHVPGYPASQNPGMTLPHYPYGDGNRSVPQPGPNVRQQEDSWASPGAYGMGTRYPWPSAAPSAPPGNLYMSESTSSWPSSSSPQSPHSPPPQQPKDSSYTYSQSDQGMNRHNFPCNVHQYESSGTMNNDNSDLLDSQVQYSAEPQLYGNATNEHPSNQDQSDNLPEECLSSDEGTPPSIKKIIHVLEKVQYLEQEVEEFVGKKTDKAYWLLEEMLTKELLELDSVETGGQDSVRQARKEAVCKIQAILEKLEKKGL encoded by the exons GACCAGCCACCATATCCTAGCTACAATTCTAACTATTGGAATTCTGCACGACCTAGGGCTCCGTACCCAAGTACATATCCTGTAAGACCGGAAATGCAAGGCCAG agTTTGAATTCTTATACAAATGGAGCATATGGTCCACCATACCCTCCTGGCCCTGGGGCGAATACTGCATCCTACTCTGGGGCTTATTACACACCTGGATATACTCAGACCAGTTACTCTCCAGAGGTTCCAAGCACTTACCGTTCACCTGGCAACAGCCCAGCCCCAGTCTCTCGTTGGCTGTATCCTCAGCAGGACTGCCAGACCGAAGCACCCTCTCTTCGGGGGCACGTTCCAGGATATCCTGCTTCACAG AACCCTGGAATGACCCTGCCCCATTATCCTTATGGGGATGGTAATCGTAGTGTTCCACAACCAGGACCAAATGTACGACAACAGGAGGACTCATGGGCTTCTCCTGGTGCTTATGGAATGGGAACCCGTTACCCCTGGCCTTCAGCTGCGCCCTCAGCACCACCTGGGAATCTCTACATGAGTGAGAGTACTTCATCATGGCCCAGCAGCAGCTCTCCTCAGTCCCCTCACTCACCACCACCCCAGCAGCCCAAG GACTCCTCCTACACCTATAGCCAATCAGATCAAGGCATGAACCGGCACAACTTTCCTTGCAATGTCCATCAGTACGAGTCCTCGGGAACAATGAACAATGATAATTCAGATCTTTTGGATTCCCAAGTCCAGTACAGTGCTGAGCCTCAGCTGTATGGTAATGCCACCAATGAACACCCCAGCAATCAAGATCAAAGTGATAATCTTCCTGAAGAGTGTCTATCTTCAGATGAAGGTACTCCtccaagtattaaaaaaatcatacatgtgCTGGAGAAGGTCCAATATCTTGAGCAAGAAGTAGAAGAATTCGtaggaaaaaagacagacaaagcatACTGGCTTCTGGAAGAAATGCTAACTAAGGAACTTTTGGAACTGGATTCAGTTGAGACTGGGGGCCAGGACTCTGTCCGGCAGGCCAGGAAAGAGGCTGTTTGTAAAATCCAGGCCATActggaaaaattggaaaaaaaaggattatga
- the BAG4 gene encoding BAG family molecular chaperone regulator 4 isoform X3, whose translation MLDQPPYPSYNSNYWNSARPRAPYPSTYPVRPEMQGQSLNSYTNGAYGPPYPPGPGANTASYSGAYYTPGYTQTSYSPEVPSTYRSPGNSPAPVSRWLYPQQDCQTEAPSLRGHVPGYPASQNPGMTLPHYPYGDGNRSVPQPGPNVRQQEDSWASPGAYGMGTRYPWPSAAPSAPPGNLYMSESTSSWPSSSSPQSPHSPPPQQPKDSSYTYSQSDQGMNRHNFPCNVHQYESSGTMNNDNSDLLDSQVQYSAEPQLYGNATNEHPSNQDQSDNLPEECLSSDEGTPPSIKKIIHVLEKVQYLEQEVEEFVGKKTDKAYWLLEEMLTKELLELDSVETGGQDSVRQARKEAVCKIQAILEKLEKKGL comes from the exons GACCAGCCACCATATCCTAGCTACAATTCTAACTATTGGAATTCTGCACGACCTAGGGCTCCGTACCCAAGTACATATCCTGTAAGACCGGAAATGCAAGGCCAG agTTTGAATTCTTATACAAATGGAGCATATGGTCCACCATACCCTCCTGGCCCTGGGGCGAATACTGCATCCTACTCTGGGGCTTATTACACACCTGGATATACTCAGACCAGTTACTCTCCAGAGGTTCCAAGCACTTACCGTTCACCTGGCAACAGCCCAGCCCCAGTCTCTCGTTGGCTGTATCCTCAGCAGGACTGCCAGACCGAAGCACCCTCTCTTCGGGGGCACGTTCCAGGATATCCTGCTTCACAG AACCCTGGAATGACCCTGCCCCATTATCCTTATGGGGATGGTAATCGTAGTGTTCCACAACCAGGACCAAATGTACGACAACAGGAGGACTCATGGGCTTCTCCTGGTGCTTATGGAATGGGAACCCGTTACCCCTGGCCTTCAGCTGCGCCCTCAGCACCACCTGGGAATCTCTACATGAGTGAGAGTACTTCATCATGGCCCAGCAGCAGCTCTCCTCAGTCCCCTCACTCACCACCACCCCAGCAGCCCAAG GACTCCTCCTACACCTATAGCCAATCAGATCAAGGCATGAACCGGCACAACTTTCCTTGCAATGTCCATCAGTACGAGTCCTCGGGAACAATGAACAATGATAATTCAGATCTTTTGGATTCCCAAGTCCAGTACAGTGCTGAGCCTCAGCTGTATGGTAATGCCACCAATGAACACCCCAGCAATCAAGATCAAAGTGATAATCTTCCTGAAGAGTGTCTATCTTCAGATGAAGGTACTCCtccaagtattaaaaaaatcatacatgtgCTGGAGAAGGTCCAATATCTTGAGCAAGAAGTAGAAGAATTCGtaggaaaaaagacagacaaagcatACTGGCTTCTGGAAGAAATGCTAACTAAGGAACTTTTGGAACTGGATTCAGTTGAGACTGGGGGCCAGGACTCTGTCCGGCAGGCCAGGAAAGAGGCTGTTTGTAAAATCCAGGCCATActggaaaaattggaaaaaaaaggattatga